In Desulfoplanes formicivorans, a genomic segment contains:
- the sfsA gene encoding DNA/RNA nuclease SfsA, protein MTDDILLPFSPQCRTARFVQREKRFRVEARLDGRQVWAHTNNSGSMLGLLRPDMEILLSPAANPARKLPYTLELVSPWGEWIGVNTLTPNRLLKKVWEQGLIAELRQYVTYKAEARVGHSRLDARLDGPKGTFWIEAKNVTLVEDGVACFPDAVTLRGQKHLEELILLAGQGARVGCFYLVQRPDGECFGPADFIDPEFARLFYLAVQAGVEMLPFEARVSPRGIGLGKRLQVVTGT, encoded by the coding sequence ATGACAGATGACATCCTTCTTCCCTTTTCCCCGCAGTGCAGGACGGCCAGGTTTGTGCAAAGGGAAAAACGGTTTCGCGTGGAGGCCCGGCTGGATGGCCGCCAGGTCTGGGCCCATACCAACAACTCCGGCTCCATGCTTGGGCTGCTCCGGCCGGACATGGAGATCCTCCTGTCCCCGGCTGCCAATCCTGCCAGAAAACTTCCCTATACCCTGGAACTGGTCAGTCCCTGGGGAGAGTGGATAGGGGTGAATACCCTGACTCCCAACAGGTTGCTCAAAAAGGTCTGGGAGCAGGGACTCATTGCCGAATTGCGCCAGTACGTGACCTACAAGGCCGAGGCCCGGGTCGGGCACAGCCGGTTGGATGCCCGGCTGGACGGGCCAAAAGGCACCTTCTGGATCGAAGCCAAGAACGTGACCCTGGTGGAGGATGGGGTGGCCTGTTTTCCCGATGCCGTTACCCTGCGGGGGCAGAAGCATCTGGAGGAACTCATCCTCCTGGCCGGACAGGGGGCCCGGGTGGGGTGTTTTTATCTGGTGCAGCGTCCGGATGGGGAGTGCTTTGGTCCGGCCGATTTCATTGATCCGGAATTTGCCCGGCTTTTTTATCTTGCCGTGCAGGCCGGTGTGGAAATGCTCCCTTTTGAGGCCCGGGTTTCTCCCCGGGGCATTGGCCTTGGGAAACGACTGCAGGTGGTAACCGGGACCTGA